From the Gossypium hirsutum isolate 1008001.06 chromosome A02, Gossypium_hirsutum_v2.1, whole genome shotgun sequence genome, the window CCTCTGGTTCTGGGGTCCAAAGTGTCACAGTTGGTCTTAATATGGCTGAAGCACTAGCTCAAGCTCCTTCTCGAACCCGTACCGCTCCCCAGGTAAGCTTCTCAGTAACTAACTTCTCATTACATGTATAACCTATATCTTTGATCTAACCAAACATTCTGTTTCAAACAGTTGTCTGTCAAGACCCAAAGACGTGAGGAACTGGCTATTAAGCAATCAAAGCAACTAATACCAGTGACACCTTCGATGCCTAAGGGTTTGGTAAGCCAGTTGCCTTAGgtttcggcaaaatcttgtctaGTAGCTGCATTAAGTTGTTTTATTCCTATTAAACATGTTTGGTCTCCCTCCCTCTTTCTCTTTCCTTTCCGGGACACTGTCTTTATTCATCTGAGATTGTAGTTGGATGTTTATTTAGAAGCTCAGCTACTATCTTGGAATACTTGTAGCCTTTTTTGACTCTTGTAAGGAGCTTGAGGTTGGTCCATGTTTTTCCATGTCTGAATATTTTTTGCATTTCTCCATAAGGCACAAAACCTAGTAGGTGGTTTACATAAATGCTTTATTACCTGTCTACTTCATGCATAAAAGAACATAGAAATTGCAGGTAATAATTACCTAATTTTCTTGTCCCACTCCCAGATTCTCAATTCAGTGGATAAATCAAAATCCAAACCAGCAGTCAGAGTAAGTGAGATGAATATAGCTGTCAAAAGCGGGCAGCAGCAACCTTCCTGTATTCATCATGGTAATCAATCTCCTCGTAGTGGACATGTCAAGTCTGATATGCCAAAGACATCGGGGAAGCTTTTGGTTCTGAAACCAGGATGGGAAAATGGGGTCTCATCTCCTACTCAAAAAGATGTAGCTAGTCCAACAAATGTGAACAACAAAGTTGCAACTAGCCAACATGCTGTTACTCCTGTTACCTCTGCTCCTGCAAGAAATAACAACACAAAGCTTTCTTCTGGGGAGCGCAAAGCAGCTGCCTTGAATCCAATAGCTGGATTCACTGTGGAAAAGAAACCTTCTTTGGCTCAAACCCAGAGtcgaaatgatttttttaatctcCTGAAGAAGAAAACGTCAGCAAACACTGCAGCTGGTCTCTCAGACTCAAACCTTCATATTTCATCCACCACGGAGAAATCTGAAGTTACAAAGAATGTTGATAGTCCTTCTATGAATACTCATGCTAATGAGAATGGTTCTGCAGCAACTAGCAATGGTGACACCTGTCAAGAGGCTCAAAGATTTTCTGATGATGGTGAAAAGAATATGAGCTCCTATGCTATGGTTTATCCAGATGAGGAAGAGGCTGCTTTCCTTCGTTCTCTTGGCTGGGAAGAACACTCTGGTGACGATGAAGGTCTTACAGAAGAGGAGATCAATGCTTTTTATCAGGATGTAAGATATATCTTATAATTTTGTTGCTTTACTTTCACTTTACTGATATAACGGATTCATTCCACAAATTTGCTTTGAAGTTATTATATGACTTGATTCCTGGTATTAATATATCTATTGAACCTTTTAAGTGTATATCGGAAATAATGTCGAGCTGTTATGGTAACggaactcttttctttatttcattgGAATGTTGTTAAGGTTCGGGTATTGTTGTTATATGCTTTCATCTGCAACATGATCCATGTCTACCCAGTTCCTTTCTTTTGTGTAAATTTTGTGTAAAAGTAGTGTGGTTTAAAAAAAAGATGTAAAGTAAGAAGTAAGAACTCTTATAAGATGATTCTTATATGTTTTATGcttattttgtattgatttggtTTTGCAGTACATGAAACTGAGGCCATCACTGCAACTGCGCCATGGTGTGCAACCAAAGCTGGCTCAATCTTTTGCAACTAATTTAGATGGAGCTTCTTCGGAATTGAGCTCGTCTGACTCTGGATCTGAAGCTTGACTCTTCTTTGCCCTTGAATAGTAAAATCCAAAGAAGTTCCAATTTTGATGGCAGATGAttagtttttcttcttctttttttacccACCTTTGTTTTTGATGTCTTCTGGTTGAAAGAAAGCTGATGAGTCGAGTTGGGTATGGAAGGTGGTGGATTTAGGGTTTTGAGAGGGTGCATTTTGCAAATAGTACAATAAGTCCTGCTCACTTATAACAAGAGAATTCTTTAGGGTTTTTCTAAGGTTGATGGAATAGGGAAAAGATTTGATTTGGGGCTATTTTGTCTGTGCAGtgggaagatgatgatgatggaaAGAAGCAGCTTTTAGGGTTATTTTCCtccttttccttccttttttttcctttcaagaAGGCTCAATCAATGTTACAGGCAAAAATATCTTATTGTTGGTTTTTGGTCAATTGTTTGGAAAGGAAAAAGAAGGGAAATCAAAAAAAGTTCCATTTTTAGTTTAGCCTAAATTTCCATATGTTGTTTTCTTTCTTGCATGTCTTAGTAACCTCGTAACTTGTAGGAAACtgtacattttttttttcaagccCCAAAAAGGTTTTCCTGCTCATGTTTCAGTACCACAACCAATAACTGCGAAAAGTTACTTTTGTCCCTTCAAttctacaaaaaaatattttaaccctATTTAATTTTTTGTCCTTAGCTGCTATTATTTGTTAAATCAGTCAAAATAAATGTAATGTGTAATGTGgtgtaattttaataattaattaattttttaaaatttaaaatttattaaaaatatttttataatttttaatttgcaaaaataactttctgaatttttaaaattttagaagattAGTTAATTGCAGCCCatgttaataaaattaattaaaattttaaattattttgagattatttgataaataatacaaatttaaaggttaaaaaaggCAATAGCTCAAATGGCGGGTATgactttttttaagttaaaagatcaaataagttattatgctAAAATAGATACCCAAATTATTAACTAAGTACAAATTACAAATTACATGGAAGTTGTATGTTTGGATAGAAGAATTACAATAACTTAGAAAAATAATTTGCACTTGTGGGCATCGAGCAATCTGAGTTGAGCATTTCACCTTTAAAAATGTGAACTACAAAACTCTATCCTATCCAAACTGATCGAAAACCAAGCCGAGTGTATTCACAAAAGCAGGTGGTTGAAAATTAGACTTGAAAAAGCATCATCACACAAATATCCAAAAGTGAAGAGGATCAATCCTTCTTTCATAATCAAACTCATGACAGTAGAATACAATATTTATGAAAGTGAAACAATTTTCTAACCATCTTAAACCATTGATTAATTACAAAGGATACATTCTACGTTGCCTGTTCCAGGCTCCAAACTGTAAACACCGGATTAGGTTGGATATATATGTGTTATTCTGAGTGACAAGTCCAATATATCAGCCCACTGCAGTCAGAGATTCAATGAAATCAGAGGATTTCTTCTAGGATGACTAAGGCAGTATATGTATGGATTGACTATTTCTGTCTCATTCTCATATAGGTACAACACACAAGATTGATATTCATTTTCCGATTGAAATAATTACAGAAATTAACCTAACATGATATGGATGATAGCTGCAATTCCAAATACGGAAAACATTTACCTGATTAAGACAAACACACACTGTAAGATGCCTGCAGTACCAGTCCACACTGAAGGACCAGATTTCACTAGTGAGTCTTGTATCAAGAGGCCAACTGAAGCAGCTAGTGAGACAAAGGATACAACATAAGCAAAGAAGAGCCAGAGCTTCAACCTGTTGTAATCACG encodes:
- the LOC107951437 gene encoding uncharacterized protein, which codes for MERSEPALVPEWLRSTGPVTGGGGNSAHHFASSSFNSDISPLVHHGRHRNFRNIGDSDSPRYAFLDRASSLNSRRSSSNGSAKHAYSSFSRNHRDKDRERDKDRSSFGDHWERDSSDPLESIFTSRVEKSGVSTSRVEIDALRRSHSMVSRKQSEPLPQKIAVGSGDSGNNNHNSGNGLLSGGTIGSNIHKAVFEKVFPSLGTEDRQAGPQIARVSSPGLSSASLSSPACNSALIGGEGWTSALAEMPTMVGSSSTGSLPAPLIVSTSGSGVQSVTVGLNMAEALAQAPSRTRTAPQLSVKTQRREELAIKQSKQLIPVTPSMPKGLILNSVDKSKSKPAVRVSEMNIAVKSGQQQPSCIHHGNQSPRSGHVKSDMPKTSGKLLVLKPGWENGVSSPTQKDVASPTNVNNKVATSQHAVTPVTSAPARNNNTKLSSGERKAAALNPIAGFTVEKKPSLAQTQSRNDFFNLLKKKTSANTAAGLSDSNLHISSTTEKSEVTKNVDSPSMNTHANENGSAATSNGDTCQEAQRFSDDGEKNMSSYAMVYPDEEEAAFLRSLGWEEHSGDDEGLTEEEINAFYQDYMKLRPSLQLRHGVQPKLAQSFATNLDGASSELSSSDSGSEA